The Archangium lipolyticum genome contains a region encoding:
- a CDS encoding adenylosuccinate synthase: MPNVVVIGAQWGDEGKGKVVDLLTEHAQVVVRFQGGNNAGHTLVVGGQKTVLHLIPSGILHAGKTCVIGNGVVLDPAVLVKEIDTLKERGFLKDDSHFLISDNAHVIFPWHKLLDTYREKARGVSAIGTTGRGIGPAYEDKVARRGIRVRDLLNSERLRKRIDERLPGVRDELRELCRAANEQVPELDVQKFHEEFSALGERLRPHVTDVSLYLSSQVQRGARILFEGAQGTLLDVDHGTYPFVTSSNCVAGNAAVGSGLGPTAIDKVMGISKAYTTRVGGGPFPTELTDETGDRLRKVGDEFGATTGRPRRCGWLDGVVLRYAVRVNGLWGLALTKLDVLSGLKTLQICNAYELDGKRIIELPGDYEDLARVKPIYETMPGWDDKLAGVRTFDELPENAKRYVRRVEEICGVPVVCISVGADRGETVLLQNPFRS, translated from the coding sequence ATGCCGAACGTCGTCGTCATCGGAGCGCAGTGGGGAGATGAGGGGAAGGGCAAGGTCGTGGACCTGCTCACCGAGCACGCCCAGGTGGTCGTGCGCTTCCAGGGAGGCAACAACGCGGGCCACACCCTCGTGGTGGGCGGCCAGAAGACGGTGTTGCACCTCATCCCCTCGGGCATCCTCCATGCGGGGAAGACCTGTGTCATTGGCAACGGGGTGGTGTTGGACCCCGCCGTGCTGGTGAAGGAGATCGACACCCTCAAGGAGCGTGGCTTCCTGAAGGATGATTCGCACTTCCTCATCTCGGACAACGCCCACGTCATCTTCCCGTGGCACAAGCTGCTGGACACGTACCGGGAGAAGGCCCGGGGTGTGAGCGCCATCGGCACCACGGGGCGGGGCATCGGCCCGGCCTACGAGGACAAGGTGGCCCGCCGGGGCATCCGCGTGCGCGACCTGCTCAACTCCGAGCGTCTGCGCAAGCGCATCGATGAGCGGCTCCCGGGCGTGCGTGACGAGCTGCGCGAGCTGTGCCGCGCCGCGAACGAGCAGGTCCCCGAGCTGGACGTGCAGAAGTTCCACGAGGAGTTCTCCGCGCTGGGCGAGCGGCTGCGGCCCCACGTGACGGACGTGTCGCTCTACCTCTCGAGCCAGGTGCAGCGCGGCGCGCGCATCCTCTTCGAGGGTGCCCAGGGCACGCTGCTGGACGTGGACCACGGCACCTACCCGTTCGTCACCAGCTCCAACTGCGTGGCGGGCAACGCGGCGGTGGGCTCGGGCCTGGGCCCCACGGCCATCGACAAGGTGATGGGCATCAGCAAGGCCTACACCACGCGCGTGGGCGGCGGTCCCTTCCCCACGGAGCTGACGGACGAGACGGGCGACCGGCTGCGCAAGGTGGGTGACGAGTTCGGCGCCACCACGGGCCGTCCGCGCCGCTGCGGCTGGCTGGATGGCGTGGTGCTGCGCTACGCGGTGCGCGTCAACGGCCTCTGGGGCCTGGCGCTCACGAAGCTGGACGTGCTCTCCGGCCTCAAGACGCTGCAGATCTGCAACGCCTACGAGCTGGACGGCAAGCGCATCATCGAGCTGCCCGGGGACTACGAGGACCTGGCGCGCGTCAAGCCCATCTACGAGACCATGCCGGGCTGGGACGACAAGCTCGCCGGGGTGCGCACCTTCGACGAGCTGCCGGAGAACGCCAAGCGCTACGTGCGCCGGGTGGAGGAGATCTGCGGCGTGCCCGTGGTCTGCATCTCCGTGGGCGCCGACCGCGGCGAGACGGTGCTCCTGCAGAACCCCTTCCGCAGCTGA
- a CDS encoding PH domain-containing protein, which yields MDRRDAKAGKQVFRPHAVLAAVMGAATLLWLGVLVYLLRFDGVPVQTFLSALFFVLFFGVSVTYYGRTRIVVDSGGMTYRGLVRTRRFSFADIRKVDVMPGPVTVYAVRGSRGFVHFTSLFSQHRHLARLLIERSGLSPMRA from the coding sequence ATGGACAGGCGCGATGCGAAGGCAGGCAAGCAGGTGTTCCGTCCACACGCTGTGCTCGCGGCCGTCATGGGCGCCGCGACACTGCTCTGGTTGGGCGTGTTGGTGTACTTGCTCCGTTTCGACGGGGTTCCGGTCCAGACGTTCCTCTCCGCGCTCTTCTTCGTCCTCTTCTTCGGGGTGTCCGTGACGTACTACGGGCGCACCCGCATCGTGGTGGACTCGGGAGGCATGACGTACCGGGGCCTGGTGCGCACGCGGCGCTTCTCCTTCGCGGACATCCGCAAGGTGGATGTGATGCCCGGCCCGGTGACGGTGTACGCCGTGCGAGGAAGCCGGGGCTTCGTGCACTTCACCAGCCTCTTCTCGCAGCACCGCCACCTGGCGCGGCTCCTCATCGAGCGCTCCGGTCTCTCGCCGATGCGCGCCTGA
- a CDS encoding PD-(D/E)XK nuclease family protein translates to MSSPRRTLQVFPDAGRRQAALRAARGSSGIVRGDAFLTWDGFLEALGGARELGRRPCSPVAARTVVASLAQGLGSTPFGDFVHEPAFARAALEVLLDLEAGRLSPRELQDALEVLPPERRNRVRTLALLHHAYEQKMAELALADREHVVRGAREALERNDWPAAWDDVGTLVLHGIYDVRPSKLELLMALAAACDARRVTLRVETPVGGSPVADAALAALFRAFENRGEALPHVDLFKADVTFEARPMAELGRHLFSPRAPKDVLQGEVEGLRMWSAGTARDEARLIARDVRRLVSEGVSPGNIVVAWRDLGAEARWVADAFSELGVPVRLPWGEPLALAGPVRLALDLPLLVEDGFPAERVAELVSSRYAPILSRGAPEAPATLLTLAAVRDDRLGAARGKGAYDLRLEALAKRLEPLPNQVRPREQRRAHEARVLRERCLFLLESCRRIPEQGKASELLAAWWQVVGRLGLLDSEGALDAPADEGLGALALDARARDDAARLALVARVRELERTLAAVGGGPRLRRRTFGRWLQDMMRDVHLPARGPSTAAVEVLDVRELEGRSFGHVFLGGMAEGRFPGSEPPNPLLGDAERIALNKHLGRDVFRLTGGEFEDRAPWRLTEDRLLFASVLAAAEETVSLSFSVEGPGGQEQAPSAFLEEVRRLTGTTWEARSLPAIVPLDEVLTEPELRQRVVLESLALEKLRVSAPDPARNVLRSRFTDAPWLASSKEMVQVEIERLHFFGDTRKGAGRYTGAVDDPALGEAVRDAFRFGPERPLSASALARFGNCGFQGFLSYGLKVPEPEQPGEEFDRRGQGVFWHRVLEEFFKRLKERKLLGRGLDEIPEALLDTVLDEVRAHFEERHYVGHPALWRLARERAKNMVRRILMDERRGLPFERFEPKEFELRFGPRNPAEGWNEVTLQVDEDVIHFEGTIDRLDMAGGEVGVIDYKSGKLSRSELKKKLLDSDFQLPLYLYAARASGHLQTRQAAWFSLRTGEVIHLSEVLEKDAVEMDELLSTEPKVRERLAAEAKPNLANAVEALIRTVRAGQFAMRPKDCGSCGYRPVCRITERRLVEEEGSYE, encoded by the coding sequence ATGTCCTCTCCTCGTCGTACCCTTCAGGTCTTCCCCGATGCCGGCCGCCGGCAGGCCGCCTTGCGCGCGGCTCGGGGCTCCTCCGGCATCGTCCGGGGGGATGCCTTCCTCACCTGGGACGGCTTCCTGGAGGCACTGGGTGGAGCGCGCGAGCTGGGCCGGCGCCCGTGCTCGCCCGTCGCCGCTCGCACCGTGGTGGCCTCGCTCGCCCAGGGACTGGGCTCCACCCCCTTTGGCGACTTCGTCCACGAGCCCGCCTTCGCCCGCGCCGCCCTGGAGGTGCTGCTGGACCTTGAGGCCGGCCGGCTCTCCCCGCGCGAGCTGCAGGATGCCCTGGAGGTGCTCCCTCCCGAGCGGCGCAACCGCGTCCGGACGCTCGCCCTCCTGCACCACGCCTACGAGCAGAAGATGGCCGAGCTGGCCCTGGCCGACCGCGAGCACGTGGTGCGCGGGGCTCGCGAGGCCCTGGAGCGCAACGACTGGCCCGCCGCCTGGGACGACGTGGGCACCCTGGTGCTGCACGGCATCTACGACGTCCGGCCCTCGAAGCTGGAGCTGCTGATGGCCCTGGCGGCGGCCTGCGACGCGCGGCGGGTGACCCTGCGCGTGGAGACTCCGGTGGGTGGCTCGCCGGTGGCGGACGCGGCCCTGGCGGCCCTCTTCCGCGCCTTCGAGAACCGCGGCGAGGCGCTCCCGCACGTGGACCTCTTCAAGGCGGACGTCACCTTCGAGGCCCGCCCGATGGCGGAGCTCGGCCGGCACCTCTTCTCCCCCCGGGCGCCCAAGGACGTGCTCCAGGGCGAGGTGGAGGGCCTGCGCATGTGGAGCGCGGGGACGGCGCGGGACGAGGCCCGGCTCATCGCCCGGGACGTGCGCCGTCTGGTGTCGGAGGGCGTGTCTCCCGGGAACATCGTCGTGGCATGGCGTGACCTGGGGGCCGAGGCCCGCTGGGTGGCGGATGCCTTCTCCGAGCTGGGCGTGCCCGTGCGCCTGCCCTGGGGCGAGCCGCTCGCCCTGGCCGGCCCGGTGCGGCTGGCGTTGGACCTGCCGCTGCTGGTGGAGGACGGTTTCCCCGCCGAGCGCGTGGCGGAGCTGGTGTCCAGCCGCTACGCGCCCATCCTCTCGCGGGGGGCCCCGGAGGCTCCGGCGACGCTCCTCACGCTCGCGGCCGTCCGGGATGACCGGCTGGGCGCGGCGCGCGGGAAGGGCGCGTATGACCTGCGCCTGGAGGCCCTGGCGAAGCGGTTGGAGCCGCTGCCCAACCAGGTGCGCCCCAGGGAGCAGCGGCGCGCCCACGAGGCCCGGGTGCTGCGCGAGCGGTGCCTCTTCCTGCTCGAGTCCTGCCGCCGCATTCCGGAGCAGGGGAAGGCCTCGGAGCTGCTCGCCGCCTGGTGGCAGGTGGTGGGCCGGTTGGGGCTGCTGGACTCGGAGGGCGCGCTGGACGCGCCCGCGGACGAGGGACTGGGAGCGCTCGCGCTGGACGCGAGGGCTCGGGACGACGCGGCCCGGTTGGCGCTGGTGGCGCGGGTACGAGAGCTGGAGCGGACGCTCGCGGCGGTGGGCGGTGGCCCCCGGTTGCGGCGGCGCACCTTCGGCCGCTGGTTGCAGGACATGATGCGCGACGTGCATCTGCCCGCGCGCGGGCCCTCGACGGCCGCCGTGGAGGTGCTGGACGTGCGCGAGCTGGAGGGGCGCTCCTTCGGCCACGTCTTCCTCGGAGGCATGGCCGAGGGCCGCTTCCCCGGGAGCGAGCCACCCAACCCGCTGCTGGGTGACGCCGAGCGCATCGCCCTCAACAAGCACCTGGGCCGGGACGTCTTCCGCCTCACGGGCGGCGAGTTCGAGGACCGCGCGCCGTGGCGCCTCACCGAGGACCGGCTCCTGTTCGCCAGCGTCCTGGCCGCCGCCGAGGAGACGGTGAGCCTGTCCTTCTCCGTGGAGGGCCCGGGTGGCCAGGAGCAGGCGCCCTCGGCCTTTCTGGAGGAGGTGCGGCGGCTGACGGGGACGACGTGGGAGGCGCGCTCGCTGCCGGCCATCGTGCCGCTCGATGAGGTGCTCACGGAGCCGGAGCTGCGCCAGCGGGTGGTGCTGGAGTCGCTCGCGCTCGAGAAGCTGCGCGTCTCCGCGCCGGATCCCGCCCGGAACGTGCTCAGGAGCCGTTTCACGGACGCGCCCTGGCTCGCCTCGTCGAAGGAGATGGTGCAGGTGGAGATCGAACGCCTGCACTTCTTCGGTGACACGCGCAAGGGCGCCGGCCGCTACACCGGCGCGGTGGATGACCCGGCCCTGGGCGAGGCGGTCCGGGACGCGTTCCGCTTCGGCCCCGAGCGTCCGCTGTCAGCCTCGGCGCTCGCGCGCTTCGGCAACTGCGGCTTCCAGGGGTTCCTGTCCTACGGGCTGAAGGTGCCCGAGCCGGAGCAGCCGGGCGAGGAGTTCGACCGCAGGGGGCAGGGTGTCTTCTGGCACCGCGTGCTGGAGGAGTTCTTCAAGCGGCTCAAGGAGCGCAAGCTGCTGGGCCGGGGGCTCGACGAGATACCGGAGGCGCTGTTGGACACGGTGCTCGACGAGGTGCGGGCGCACTTCGAGGAGCGGCACTACGTGGGACACCCCGCGCTGTGGCGCCTGGCGCGCGAGCGGGCGAAGAACATGGTGCGCCGCATCCTCATGGACGAGCGGCGGGGTCTGCCCTTCGAGCGCTTCGAGCCGAAGGAGTTCGAGCTGCGCTTCGGGCCTCGCAACCCCGCCGAGGGGTGGAACGAGGTGACGCTCCAGGTGGACGAGGACGTCATCCACTTCGAGGGCACCATCGACCGGCTGGACATGGCGGGCGGCGAGGTGGGCGTCATCGACTACAAGTCCGGCAAGCTCTCCCGGTCGGAGCTGAAGAAGAAGCTGCTCGACTCGGACTTCCAGCTCCCGCTGTACCTGTACGCGGCACGGGCGAGCGGCCACCTCCAGACGCGCCAGGCGGCATGGTTCTCGCTGAGGACGGGCGAGGTCATCCACCTGTCGGAGGTGCTGGAGAAGGACGCGGTGGAGATGGACGAGCTGTTGTCCACCGAGCCCAAGGTGCGGGAGCGGCTGGCCGCCGAGGCGAAGCCCAACCTGGCCAACGCCGTGGAGGCCCTGATCCGCACCGTGAGGGCGGGGCAGTTCGCCATGAGGCCCAAGGACTGCGGGAGCTGCGGCTACCGCCCCGTGTGCCGCATCACCGAGCGGCGGCTCGTGGAGGAGGAGGGCTCGTATGAGTGA
- a CDS encoding UvrD-helicase domain-containing protein, with product MSEASLLALEKNLALMAGAGAGKTYSLVTMTLHLLAGAREGLKPLRPSRLCMVTFTDKAAAEMRARVRTRLDALVQAEPKAVLEPELRASLERLDKPFPTRDAWRALREELSSASVGTFHSLCGQLLRRAPPGSGVDPSYEVLDDLEARSLVLDVCERVVLDALESGDAGVRELCQELTFSGSDFTEGLVSSLAATYGKLREEGLRAADARISDVGEARAAFEKLVERCRHLCATVRELDVKGEWSELREQLEAALNGLTPENCFEPERLPSLKAAFLEDGRDVRRLKKEPGNSMKELYWAFFGKSDGSVMRLEDAYAGWRTAPFEASFRSLLTQVAARHEEELSRRNALDFTALLVKTRDLLRDLPDFRRQTQERLGALLVDEFQDTNRLQLELVLLLAEKRDGGPRPLGPDEDLVASLPLEPAFLCAVGDRKQSIYEFRGADVSVFQVLAKKIEDEGGARGFLQQNRRSVKPLLDFFNEAFAGVLVAGEGGARPYEVVYVPKEDDLAAVRETPVPDAVVERLQLDDELSTGELRLADADAVAKRLKVMLAPDAEPCVAREDGEGLRPARGGDVAMLFRTFSHLEVYRQALIRHGIPHRVLRGRGFYGAQEVLDLASLLSLLADPEDALAFAAVLRSPLVGLSDASLFRLAGPEGLSLPVVERLGSSALEALPEGERVRLERFLTALPELRRERDRLGVRALLRAAMDVTGYREALAGTPYAEQASANVEKLLSLAGRRDERGSGGCVTFARELQRLANEEPTESQADLLEAGDPRAVQLLTIHRAKGLEWPVVVVPSLGSLRRFSSGRALFERGHGLCLRPWLPDSLDKFRSPRFDQVKDELKRRETAEYRRLLYVALTRARDRLILSGGAERGASDSWWCLLDEQLKDNARLRGLVEDVDVETLPPPAEALEPEDVDPSEQEARVEAAVQRVYEGMAAVSPEVAVVGTEAVQDFITCPRRYHYVHRLGLRAEGVPWETPRESPSYLELDAWGGAAPSPSGRVMTLLRGVDFRLARTEASERHARLEALVREVGWDLADDGVEEALATVERFLGTAFARRVAEAPSADVHRALPFVLPLPGDGSAALEGEVDLLWQTPSGEARVVAFKPGKRSPRGVAAHAESLSALLLASRRLVREGVPVEVGVAFLGEDVPEPEFPSLPRDTGSIAERLREAARGVVEADVGGRWPGRERSTCESLGCGFAEHCHAGPRAC from the coding sequence ATGAGTGAGGCCTCGCTCCTGGCGCTGGAGAAGAACCTCGCCTTGATGGCGGGTGCCGGCGCGGGCAAGACGTACAGCCTGGTGACGATGACGCTGCACCTGCTGGCCGGTGCGCGCGAGGGCCTGAAGCCCCTGCGTCCCTCGCGGCTGTGCATGGTGACGTTCACCGACAAGGCCGCCGCGGAGATGCGCGCTCGCGTCCGGACGCGTCTGGATGCGCTCGTCCAGGCCGAGCCGAAGGCGGTGCTGGAGCCGGAGCTGCGGGCCTCGCTCGAGCGGCTGGACAAGCCCTTTCCCACCCGGGACGCATGGCGGGCCCTGCGCGAGGAGCTGAGCTCCGCCTCGGTGGGCACCTTCCACTCGCTGTGCGGCCAGTTGCTGCGCCGCGCGCCTCCGGGCTCGGGCGTGGACCCGTCCTACGAGGTGCTCGACGATCTGGAGGCCCGCTCGCTCGTGCTGGACGTGTGCGAGCGCGTGGTGCTGGACGCGCTGGAATCCGGTGACGCCGGGGTGCGCGAGCTGTGCCAGGAGCTGACCTTCTCCGGCTCCGACTTCACCGAGGGCCTGGTGTCCTCGCTGGCCGCCACCTACGGCAAGTTGCGCGAGGAGGGCCTGCGCGCCGCGGACGCCCGCATCTCCGACGTGGGCGAGGCCCGGGCCGCGTTCGAGAAGCTCGTCGAGCGGTGCCGTCACCTGTGCGCCACCGTGCGTGAGCTGGACGTCAAGGGCGAGTGGAGTGAGCTCCGCGAGCAGCTCGAGGCCGCGTTGAATGGCCTCACGCCGGAGAACTGCTTCGAGCCCGAGCGGTTGCCCTCGCTCAAGGCGGCCTTCCTCGAGGACGGCCGCGACGTGCGCCGGCTGAAGAAGGAGCCGGGCAACTCGATGAAGGAGCTGTACTGGGCCTTCTTCGGGAAGAGCGACGGCTCGGTGATGCGCCTGGAGGACGCGTATGCCGGGTGGCGTACCGCGCCTTTCGAGGCCTCCTTCCGCTCGCTGCTCACGCAGGTGGCGGCGCGCCACGAGGAGGAGCTCTCCCGGCGCAACGCGCTGGACTTCACCGCGCTGCTGGTGAAGACGCGGGATCTGCTGAGAGACCTCCCGGACTTCCGCCGCCAGACGCAGGAGCGCCTGGGCGCGCTGCTGGTGGACGAGTTCCAGGACACCAACCGGTTGCAGTTGGAGCTGGTGCTGCTGCTCGCCGAGAAGCGCGACGGAGGCCCGCGCCCGCTGGGTCCGGACGAGGACCTGGTGGCCTCGCTCCCGTTGGAGCCCGCCTTCCTGTGCGCGGTGGGAGACCGCAAGCAGTCCATCTACGAGTTCCGCGGCGCCGACGTGTCCGTCTTCCAGGTGCTGGCGAAGAAGATCGAGGATGAGGGCGGAGCGCGCGGCTTCCTCCAGCAGAACCGGCGCTCGGTGAAGCCGCTGCTCGACTTCTTCAACGAGGCCTTCGCGGGCGTGCTGGTGGCGGGGGAGGGCGGAGCGCGCCCCTACGAGGTGGTGTACGTCCCCAAGGAGGACGACCTCGCGGCGGTGCGCGAGACGCCCGTGCCGGACGCGGTGGTGGAGCGGCTCCAGCTGGACGACGAGCTGTCCACGGGCGAGCTGCGCCTGGCGGACGCCGATGCGGTGGCGAAGCGGCTGAAGGTGATGCTGGCCCCGGACGCGGAGCCCTGCGTGGCGCGCGAGGACGGCGAGGGCCTGCGCCCGGCGCGGGGTGGCGACGTGGCCATGCTCTTCCGGACCTTCTCGCACCTGGAGGTGTACCGGCAGGCGCTCATCCGCCACGGGATTCCCCACCGGGTGCTGCGCGGGCGCGGCTTCTATGGAGCGCAGGAGGTGCTGGACCTGGCCTCGCTGCTGTCGCTGCTGGCGGACCCCGAGGACGCGCTCGCCTTCGCGGCGGTGCTGCGCTCGCCGCTGGTGGGCCTGTCCGATGCCTCGCTCTTCCGGCTCGCCGGGCCCGAGGGCCTGTCGCTGCCCGTCGTGGAGCGCCTGGGGTCCTCCGCACTGGAGGCGCTGCCCGAGGGCGAGCGCGTCCGCCTGGAGCGCTTCCTCACGGCACTGCCGGAGCTGCGGCGCGAGCGGGACCGGCTCGGCGTGCGGGCCCTGCTGCGGGCCGCGATGGACGTGACGGGCTACCGGGAGGCGCTCGCGGGCACTCCGTACGCGGAGCAGGCGAGCGCCAACGTGGAGAAGTTGCTCTCGCTAGCGGGCCGGCGCGACGAGCGCGGCTCCGGGGGCTGCGTGACCTTCGCCCGCGAGCTGCAGCGGCTGGCCAACGAGGAGCCCACCGAGTCCCAGGCGGACCTGCTGGAGGCGGGAGATCCTCGCGCGGTGCAACTGCTCACCATCCACCGGGCCAAGGGCCTGGAGTGGCCGGTGGTGGTGGTGCCTTCGCTCGGCAGCCTGCGGCGCTTCTCCAGCGGCCGGGCCCTCTTCGAGCGCGGTCATGGCCTGTGCTTGCGGCCCTGGTTGCCGGACAGCCTCGACAAGTTCCGCTCTCCCCGTTTCGACCAGGTGAAGGACGAGCTGAAGCGGCGCGAGACGGCCGAGTACCGGCGCCTGCTGTACGTCGCGCTCACCCGCGCCAGGGACAGGCTCATCCTCTCTGGAGGCGCGGAGCGCGGTGCGTCCGACTCGTGGTGGTGCCTGCTCGACGAGCAATTGAAGGACAACGCACGGCTGCGCGGGCTCGTCGAGGACGTGGACGTGGAGACGCTCCCCCCGCCCGCGGAAGCCCTCGAGCCGGAGGACGTGGACCCGTCGGAGCAGGAGGCCCGCGTCGAGGCGGCGGTACAGCGGGTATACGAGGGCATGGCCGCGGTCTCGCCCGAGGTGGCGGTGGTGGGGACCGAGGCCGTGCAGGACTTCATCACCTGCCCGCGCCGCTACCATTATGTGCACCGGCTCGGGCTGCGCGCGGAGGGCGTGCCCTGGGAGACGCCTCGCGAGTCCCCGTCCTACCTCGAGCTGGATGCCTGGGGCGGAGCCGCTCCGAGTCCCTCGGGACGGGTGATGACCCTCCTGCGGGGGGTGGACTTCCGCCTCGCCCGGACGGAGGCCTCCGAGCGGCACGCCCGCCTGGAGGCGCTCGTGCGCGAGGTGGGCTGGGACCTGGCGGATGACGGAGTCGAGGAGGCGCTCGCCACCGTGGAGCGCTTCCTGGGCACCGCCTTCGCCCGGCGGGTGGCGGAAGCGCCCTCGGCGGACGTGCACCGCGCACTGCCCTTCGTGCTGCCGTTGCCGGGCGACGGCTCGGCTGCCCTCGAGGGCGAGGTGGACCTCCTCTGGCAGACACCCTCGGGCGAGGCCCGGGTGGTGGCCTTCAAGCCCGGCAAGCGCTCCCCGAGGGGCGTGGCCGCCCATGCCGAGTCCCTGTCGGCCCTGTTACTGGCCTCTCGTCGGCTGGTGCGTGAGGGAGTCCCCGTGGAGGTGGGCGTGGCCTTCCTGGGCGAGGACGTGCCAGAGCCGGAGTTCCCCTCGCTGCCCAGGGACACGGGTTCCATCGCCGAGCGTCTCCGGGAGGCGGCACGGGGGGTGGTGGAGGCGGATGTGGGAGGCAGGTGGCCGGGCAGGGAGCGGTCGACTTGTGAATCACTGGGGTGTGGCTTCGCGGAACACTGTCACGCGGGCCCTCGTGCGTGCTAA
- a CDS encoding carbohydrate-binding family 9-like protein, which produces MRPPFRLLTLLSLTLLATGCRDEQAGPKPRAKALPPPAQARVLDAAPADLTWRSGATFAGGGVRYLGTRVSPPVAVPGQPVQLSHYFEALRPMPQGWEFFVHVVDPSTGQMMVNADHGFAAGAAPLGSWPVGKVVEDVHTVPMPPSPGRVVLGFWQGDARLPVDDPSAHMGDNRIFGPQLGGAAPSLPEYSVRRAAKAPAIDGVLDDAVWKDAAPVVLRGSFDGRPASLRTEARLAYDDQHLYVAFDVEDPDVWGTLRKRDEPIYEQEVVEIFLDANADGRTYNEMQVSPHNVTFDAYFPARRQGMDLGWDSGMTTAVKVRGTLDEPSDRDEGWRVEMRIPFARLAEVPHLPPAKGDRWRFNLYRLEHLERRQVEGQAFSPLFVGDFHALPRFGLLVFE; this is translated from the coding sequence ATGCGCCCCCCCTTCCGCCTCCTGACGTTGTTGTCGCTCACGCTGCTCGCCACCGGTTGCCGCGACGAGCAGGCCGGTCCGAAGCCCCGCGCCAAGGCCCTGCCGCCCCCCGCCCAGGCCCGCGTGCTGGACGCCGCGCCGGCGGACCTCACCTGGCGCAGCGGGGCCACGTTCGCGGGCGGCGGGGTGCGCTACCTCGGCACGCGCGTCTCCCCGCCGGTGGCGGTGCCCGGCCAGCCGGTGCAGCTCTCGCACTACTTCGAGGCCCTGCGCCCCATGCCCCAGGGCTGGGAGTTCTTCGTGCACGTGGTGGACCCTTCCACCGGGCAGATGATGGTCAACGCGGACCACGGTTTCGCCGCGGGCGCGGCGCCGCTGGGCTCCTGGCCCGTGGGCAAGGTGGTGGAGGACGTCCACACGGTGCCCATGCCTCCGTCACCCGGCCGGGTGGTGCTCGGCTTCTGGCAGGGGGATGCGCGCCTCCCGGTGGATGACCCGAGCGCGCACATGGGCGACAACCGCATCTTCGGCCCGCAGCTGGGTGGGGCCGCCCCCTCGCTGCCCGAGTACAGCGTCCGCCGTGCGGCGAAGGCCCCGGCCATCGATGGGGTGCTCGACGACGCGGTGTGGAAGGACGCTGCCCCGGTGGTGCTCCGCGGCAGCTTCGATGGCCGCCCGGCCTCGCTGCGCACCGAGGCTCGGCTGGCCTACGACGACCAGCACCTCTACGTCGCCTTCGACGTGGAGGATCCGGACGTCTGGGGCACGTTGCGCAAGCGGGACGAGCCCATCTACGAGCAGGAGGTGGTGGAGATCTTCCTCGACGCCAACGCGGACGGGCGCACCTACAACGAGATGCAGGTGTCTCCGCACAACGTCACGTTCGACGCCTACTTCCCCGCGCGCCGGCAGGGAATGGACCTGGGCTGGGACTCGGGGATGACGACGGCGGTGAAGGTGCGCGGCACGTTGGACGAGCCGTCGGACCGCGACGAGGGCTGGCGGGTGGAGATGCGCATCCCCTTCGCCCGGCTGGCCGAGGTGCCTCACCTGCCCCCGGCCAAGGGCGACCGCTGGCGCTTCAACCTCTACCGGTTGGAGCACCTGGAGCGGCGGCAGGTGGAAGGCCAGGCCTTCTCCCCCCTCTTCGTGGGGGATTTCCATGCGCTGCCGCGCTTCGGGTTGCTCGTCTTCGAGTAG
- a CDS encoding FHA domain-containing protein → MHFEFEHMNTATPFELPEGVHLLGGGAEDHVRLEGLPDRLLTLRIEADRLMVEATRTFTVAGVMVPPGVSRLVLPGEVVGLPETMSLKVLAPAGDTERQVGTMAVLKHLLTDMEEPPPSRAATLTCLIGADVGRTFALAEASTELGRGKEAAVRLRDIAVSRRHARIRHQEGSFLLEDLDSPNGVYLNGQRVRVETASTLKEGDVIELGRTLLRFQAPMAEPPPPQKEEAPTEPEIAPAGEPASDAPPAVASREQTPERSRPRGEWWLIGLGAMLALVGLLATYALMG, encoded by the coding sequence ATGCACTTCGAATTCGAGCACATGAATACCGCCACCCCCTTCGAGCTGCCCGAGGGCGTCCACCTGCTGGGCGGAGGCGCCGAGGACCACGTCCGGCTCGAGGGGCTCCCGGACCGCCTGCTGACGCTGCGCATCGAAGCCGACCGCCTGATGGTCGAGGCCACCCGGACCTTCACCGTGGCCGGGGTGATGGTGCCGCCGGGTGTCTCGCGCCTCGTGCTTCCGGGAGAGGTGGTGGGACTGCCCGAGACGATGAGCCTGAAGGTGTTGGCTCCCGCCGGAGACACCGAGCGGCAGGTGGGCACCATGGCCGTGCTCAAACACCTCCTCACGGACATGGAGGAACCGCCCCCCTCGCGGGCCGCCACCCTCACCTGCCTCATCGGAGCGGACGTGGGCCGGACCTTCGCCCTCGCCGAGGCGAGCACCGAGCTCGGCCGGGGCAAGGAGGCCGCGGTGCGCCTGCGGGACATCGCCGTGTCCCGCCGCCACGCGCGCATCCGGCACCAGGAGGGCTCCTTCCTCCTGGAGGACCTGGACAGCCCCAATGGCGTCTACCTCAACGGCCAGCGGGTGCGGGTGGAGACGGCCTCCACGCTGAAGGAGGGCGACGTCATCGAGCTGGGCCGGACGCTGCTGCGCTTCCAGGCCCCCATGGCCGAGCCCCCTCCGCCCCAGAAGGAGGAGGCTCCCACCGAGCCGGAAATAGCCCCCGCCGGGGAACCCGCCTCGGACGCCCCTCCCGCGGTGGCCTCCCGGGAACAGACACCGGAGCGCTCGCGGCCGCGGGGTGAGTGGTGGCTCATCGGACTCGGGGCGATGCTGGCCCTGGTGGGCCTGCTCGCCACCTACGCCCTGATGGGCTGA